From a region of the Leptospira kmetyi serovar Malaysia str. Bejo-Iso9 genome:
- a CDS encoding hybrid sensor histidine kinase/response regulator, which translates to MRFLLSFGITILLNASLFGESEFPVSGKISQLQKSGSFRSFMHYFSDAKGEDLKEKIFNRDESLSFQTIPSELISLGFTNHTAWFYIPLKNDTDVSYYGKFEVYNPYLQEVDIHYRYAHENIVHEILAGSNRTYDENFPTLDFDLRPGEEVQIICRIKSGTPLRIPFVLQSEKEYRVTKQFRSIVVGLTVGFGIAMSLYNLSLYFFFRTRSYLYYFLMLTFFAAYLTSWDGLALPLFKPNYGHYYLPVTLLLVYSAALFLFLFSLEFLYPDKVQKDKRARITTYTYVFFNLLLFPLSLLYPTQLNQFSYYLILINNLIIVYFCIIRIQSGFKSAKSLLLIHMIFPTAGILTNLSASGVISLDYFSLHILKLAYISQSVLFSIMLVQRIKELEFRLKDGLQSEIHKNIILLKKEIQQRRETEWELIQAKEVAEKASQVKSSFLANMSHEIRTPMNGVLGMVQLLGTTKLNEEQKEYIKILSGSAKSLLQIINDILDFSKIEAGKISLDKEVFSIRSVLDEIHDLLYPLAKRKQIDFKLEGKFDIQEYVYGDQLRLRQILWNLSGNGIKFTNRGEVVLKVSQKKISDENILIEFTVSDTGIGIPPEKQKQVFDAFSQSDTSTARKFGGSGLGLSITKQLVELQGGVLSLESKEGKGSRFSFSIAYEIPSASEIETILEPASAKDLEGVSSDVVPKKIRILVAEDNETNCLLIERALKKLGYDPVVVHNGSEVIERMQLDTFDIVLMDIHMPEVDGIEATKWIRSQKQNEELPIIIALTADAIESSKEKYVSKGMNDCLIKPLDLAILKNTLDYWSDRVETSHWRL; encoded by the coding sequence ATGAGATTTTTATTATCATTCGGCATAACGATTCTACTCAACGCTTCTCTGTTCGGCGAATCCGAGTTCCCCGTTTCCGGCAAAATTTCTCAGTTGCAGAAGAGCGGTTCTTTTCGTTCCTTCATGCATTACTTTAGCGATGCGAAAGGCGAAGACTTAAAGGAAAAAATTTTCAACCGAGACGAGTCGCTTTCTTTTCAAACCATTCCTTCCGAACTGATCTCTCTCGGTTTTACGAATCATACCGCGTGGTTTTACATTCCGTTAAAGAACGATACGGACGTAAGTTATTACGGAAAGTTCGAAGTTTACAATCCTTATCTTCAGGAAGTGGACATTCATTATCGTTATGCGCACGAGAATATCGTTCATGAAATTCTCGCCGGATCGAACCGCACCTACGACGAAAACTTTCCCACGTTGGACTTCGATCTTCGACCGGGCGAAGAGGTTCAGATCATCTGCAGAATCAAAAGCGGAACTCCTCTTCGAATTCCTTTCGTTCTTCAATCCGAAAAAGAATATCGTGTTACGAAACAATTCAGATCGATCGTCGTCGGTTTGACCGTCGGTTTCGGAATCGCGATGAGTTTATACAACCTTTCGTTGTATTTCTTTTTCCGAACGAGGTCGTATCTATATTACTTTCTGATGTTGACCTTTTTCGCGGCTTATCTCACGTCTTGGGACGGATTGGCTTTGCCTCTTTTTAAACCGAACTACGGACACTATTATCTTCCGGTCACTCTTCTTCTCGTTTACAGCGCGGCCTTGTTTTTGTTTCTTTTTTCTTTGGAGTTCTTATATCCGGATAAGGTTCAAAAGGACAAACGCGCGAGAATCACCACGTATACTTACGTGTTCTTCAATCTTCTTCTGTTTCCGTTGTCCTTGTTGTATCCGACTCAACTGAATCAATTTTCATATTATCTAATATTGATCAACAACCTCATCATCGTTTACTTTTGTATCATCCGGATTCAAAGCGGCTTTAAATCGGCGAAAAGTCTTTTGTTGATTCACATGATCTTTCCGACGGCGGGAATTCTCACCAATCTCAGCGCGTCCGGCGTGATCTCTCTCGATTATTTTTCGTTGCACATTCTTAAGTTGGCGTATATCTCCCAATCCGTTCTTTTTTCGATCATGCTCGTTCAGAGAATTAAGGAATTGGAATTCAGACTCAAGGACGGATTACAATCCGAGATTCATAAGAACATCATTCTTCTCAAAAAGGAAATCCAACAAAGAAGAGAAACGGAATGGGAACTCATTCAAGCGAAGGAAGTCGCGGAAAAAGCGTCCCAGGTTAAAAGTAGTTTTCTCGCGAATATGAGTCACGAAATCCGAACTCCTATGAACGGCGTGCTCGGAATGGTTCAGCTTTTGGGAACGACGAAACTCAACGAAGAACAAAAGGAATACATCAAGATTCTTTCCGGTTCCGCCAAATCGTTGTTACAGATCATCAACGACATTCTCGACTTTTCGAAAATCGAAGCCGGAAAAATCTCGCTCGACAAGGAAGTTTTTTCGATCCGTTCCGTTCTGGACGAGATTCACGATCTTTTGTATCCTCTCGCAAAACGAAAACAGATCGACTTCAAGCTGGAAGGCAAGTTCGACATTCAGGAATACGTTTACGGAGATCAACTTCGACTTCGTCAGATTTTATGGAATCTTTCCGGAAACGGAATCAAGTTCACCAATCGCGGCGAAGTCGTATTAAAAGTTTCTCAGAAAAAAATTTCCGACGAAAATATTCTCATCGAATTTACGGTTTCGGACACGGGCATAGGAATTCCTCCCGAAAAACAGAAACAAGTTTTTGACGCGTTCTCGCAAAGCGATACGTCCACGGCGAGAAAGTTCGGCGGTTCCGGTTTGGGTTTGAGCATCACCAAACAACTCGTGGAATTGCAAGGCGGAGTTTTGAGTTTGGAAAGTAAGGAAGGAAAGGGTTCTCGGTTTTCTTTTTCGATCGCTTACGAAATTCCGTCGGCGTCCGAAATCGAAACGATTCTCGAACCTGCAAGCGCGAAAGATTTGGAAGGAGTTTCTTCGGACGTGGTTCCCAAGAAGATCCGAATTCTCGTCGCGGAAGACAACGAAACGAATTGTCTTTTGATCGAAAGGGCTTTGAAAAAATTGGGATACGATCCGGTTGTCGTACATAACGGCAGTGAGGTGATCGAAAGAATGCAGTTGGATACGTTCGACATCGTTCTTATGGATATTCACATGCCCGAAGTCGACGGGATCGAAGCGACCAAATGGATTCGTTCCCAAAAACAGAACGAGGAACTTCCGATCATCATCGCTTTGACCGCGGACGCGATCGAAAGCAGTAAGGAAAAATACGTTTCCAAAGGAATGAACGACTGTCTGATCAAACCGTTAGATCTGGCGATTCTAAAAAACACTTTGGATTATTGGTCGGATCGGGTCGAAACGTCTCACTGGAGATTGTAG
- a CDS encoding fatty acid desaturase, which translates to MNSQVKTRTKPYETFSEKEKTKRIIQWIRFWDNRIRFRFPFLTRHQDTIGLSITIGSASGMILFASLYLIGAIPFWVCIVSNAILASFLHEIEHDLIHNLYHKGNAKIQNFIFWVVWLFRANTVNPWFRREIHLLHHKLSGNKEDVEERMIGNGMPFGLRRILTMIDGNFALVLQGRKVAKDAYSQLRKIKAPRIIGPYREIFFLSWYSFLLLNAFHILNVLVGTPISEPEFLQTFRSILNAAAVVYLIPNWLRQTSIQIVSSNMHYYGDIPNVYNQTQVLNSWFVFPFHLFCFNFGATHGIHHFVVNQPFYLRQWTAFYALPAMKRYGIRFNDFASMFRSNSKLVSENEFELSEPTKLQIPNPR; encoded by the coding sequence ATGAATTCTCAAGTGAAAACTCGAACCAAACCCTACGAAACGTTTTCCGAAAAGGAAAAGACGAAACGGATCATTCAATGGATCCGTTTTTGGGACAATCGAATTCGGTTTAGATTTCCTTTTTTAACGCGACATCAAGATACGATCGGTTTATCGATCACGATCGGCTCGGCATCCGGTATGATCCTGTTCGCCTCGCTCTATTTGATCGGAGCGATTCCTTTTTGGGTTTGTATCGTTTCCAACGCGATCCTTGCGTCCTTTCTCCACGAGATCGAACACGATCTGATTCATAATCTTTATCATAAGGGAAATGCGAAGATCCAAAACTTCATATTCTGGGTCGTTTGGCTTTTTAGAGCGAATACGGTCAATCCTTGGTTTAGAAGGGAGATTCATCTTCTTCATCATAAACTTTCCGGAAACAAAGAAGACGTGGAGGAAAGAATGATCGGAAACGGAATGCCTTTCGGTTTGAGAAGAATTCTTACGATGATCGACGGAAATTTCGCATTGGTTCTTCAGGGAAGAAAAGTCGCAAAGGACGCGTATTCCCAACTCAGAAAGATCAAAGCTCCTCGGATCATCGGACCTTATCGGGAAATCTTCTTTCTTTCGTGGTATTCGTTTTTGTTGTTAAACGCATTCCATATTTTGAATGTTTTGGTCGGAACTCCGATTTCCGAACCGGAGTTTTTACAGACGTTCCGATCGATTCTAAACGCGGCGGCCGTGGTCTATCTGATTCCGAACTGGCTTCGTCAAACTTCGATCCAGATCGTGTCTTCAAACATGCACTACTACGGCGATATACCGAACGTTTACAATCAAACCCAGGTTTTGAATTCTTGGTTTGTGTTTCCCTTTCATCTTTTCTGTTTCAACTTCGGAGCGACTCACGGAATTCATCACTTCGTTGTAAATCAACCTTTTTATCTCAGACAGTGGACTGCGTTTTACGCGCTTCCCGCGATGAAACGTTACGGAATTCGTTTTAACGATTTTGCAAGTATGTTCCGATCGAATTCCAAACTCGTTTCCGAAAATGAGTTCGAACTTTCCGAACCTACAAAACTTCAAATTCCCAATCCAAGATAA
- a CDS encoding helix-turn-helix domain-containing protein, with the protein METFRLFLISYTVFGSYLGFLLCTGQMVLNKITALNRLLALLFVCLGVLQISVLCIVYEPENFYPRLILLYLPVLGTIGPVLYGIHKIIQDPNFEQTKFGLRIKHWILPGILWAIYLLSFVKRSSEIEDEIRFFLIERSSADWICVLPLGILISYILSILKGSRMLFKGEILRNEWTARVLLFILCATILNHSVATLFLIDRNVFFLLLSSSMMAFSLCVSYLIGRKYPQYFQNLQNVAMETAKKYARSLLQGIDRNTVRENLLQCLEKEKIFRDEDLTLSTLADELALTPHQLSEFINQEMGKNFAALINDYRIRDACDFLLNEPERSILDIAYEVGFRSKTSFHRSFQKGTGLSPSEYREKNRKKVSEF; encoded by the coding sequence ATGGAAACGTTCCGACTTTTTCTAATCTCTTATACAGTTTTCGGATCGTATCTCGGTTTTTTACTCTGCACGGGTCAAATGGTTTTAAATAAAATCACGGCCCTCAACCGACTTCTCGCTTTGTTGTTCGTTTGTCTAGGAGTGTTACAAATCTCCGTTCTTTGCATCGTTTACGAACCCGAGAATTTTTATCCTCGTTTGATTCTTTTGTATCTTCCTGTGTTGGGAACGATCGGTCCGGTTTTATACGGGATTCATAAAATCATCCAAGATCCGAATTTCGAACAAACCAAATTCGGGTTAAGAATAAAACACTGGATTCTTCCCGGAATTCTGTGGGCGATTTATCTTCTCAGTTTTGTTAAACGAAGTTCCGAAATCGAGGACGAAATCCGTTTCTTTTTAATCGAAAGAAGTTCTGCGGATTGGATCTGCGTTTTGCCGTTGGGAATTTTGATTTCTTACATTCTTTCCATTCTTAAGGGAAGCAGAATGTTGTTCAAAGGCGAGATTCTTAGAAACGAATGGACCGCGCGCGTTCTTTTGTTTATCTTATGCGCTACGATCCTCAATCATTCCGTTGCGACTTTGTTTTTGATCGATCGAAACGTTTTCTTTCTTCTTTTGAGTTCTTCGATGATGGCGTTCAGCCTTTGTGTTTCTTATCTAATCGGAAGAAAATATCCGCAGTATTTTCAAAATCTTCAAAACGTTGCAATGGAAACAGCCAAAAAATACGCGCGATCGCTTTTACAAGGAATCGATCGAAACACGGTGCGGGAAAATCTACTTCAATGTCTCGAAAAGGAAAAAATCTTTCGGGACGAGGACTTAACCTTATCAACGTTAGCCGACGAATTGGCGCTGACTCCGCATCAGCTTTCGGAGTTCATCAATCAGGAGATGGGAAAAAATTTCGCGGCTTTGATCAACGATTATAGAATTCGAGACGCGTGCGACTTTTTGTTAAACGAACCGGAACGGTCGATTTTGGACATCGCGTATGAAGTGGGGTTTAGAAGCAAAACGTCGTTTCATCGTTCTTTTCAGAAAGGAACGGGCTTGTCTCCGTCCGAATACAGGGAAAAGAATCGGAAAAAAGTTTCGGAATTTTAA
- a CDS encoding ClpP family protease: protein MEATQIYSSPQIESVYLEQRKVFLWGEVNDNSARYLIDRFLYLEAVDPTRPISLYIHSPGGSTYAGLAILDVMNSVRPPVYTTCLGMAMSFGAVLLLCGDKGNRSAYPHSKILIHQPHVMGEFKGPAEDIRIFAESVKREKDLLNEIMANATGQPLDRIVQDTDRDSWFSAKEALKYGMIDKILGAGIEENESSNRF, encoded by the coding sequence TTGGAAGCAACTCAGATTTATTCTTCTCCTCAGATCGAATCGGTTTATCTCGAACAACGAAAGGTTTTTCTTTGGGGAGAAGTCAACGACAACTCCGCGAGATATTTGATCGATCGATTTTTATATTTGGAAGCGGTCGATCCCACGAGACCGATTTCGTTGTACATTCATTCTCCCGGTGGTTCGACTTACGCGGGTTTGGCGATCTTGGACGTAATGAATAGCGTTCGTCCGCCGGTGTATACGACTTGTTTGGGAATGGCCATGTCTTTCGGAGCGGTTCTTCTTCTTTGCGGTGATAAGGGAAATCGTTCGGCGTATCCGCACAGTAAAATTCTCATCCATCAACCTCATGTTATGGGAGAATTTAAAGGTCCCGCGGAGGACATTCGTATTTTTGCTGAATCCGTTAAGAGGGAAAAGGACCTTTTGAACGAAATTATGGCAAATGCCACGGGACAACCTTTGGATCGAATCGTACAAGACACGGATCGGGATTCTTGGTTTTCCGCAAAGGAAGCGCTGAAATACGGAATGATCGATAAGATTCTCGGTGCGGGAATCGAGGAAAACGAATCGTCTAATCGATTTTAA
- a CDS encoding RNA polymerase sigma factor, giving the protein MKDKSYIELLENAKAGDLKSWTELQNRFSRFAYQHAVKILKDEDLSEDVVQESFWDLYRNLNAIKVLEAFPILLKRAVIKHGDRILRKKENQSLVFADLQQFEQNAGETHLTYFEKERSEAILKNVNRLSPEDRKLIELYYYKNFTLDEISKSQGKTLSFIKKRHLKLKDILRDGIGEIYRPEACLRFLSVAA; this is encoded by the coding sequence ATGAAAGACAAATCCTATATCGAACTTTTGGAAAACGCAAAGGCAGGAGATCTTAAATCCTGGACGGAATTGCAGAATCGGTTTTCCCGCTTCGCTTATCAACACGCGGTGAAAATTCTCAAGGACGAGGATCTTTCCGAGGACGTCGTTCAGGAATCCTTTTGGGATCTTTATCGAAACTTAAACGCGATCAAGGTTCTTGAAGCGTTTCCGATTCTTCTCAAAAGAGCCGTAATCAAACACGGGGATAGAATCCTACGAAAAAAAGAAAACCAAAGTCTCGTTTTCGCCGATCTCCAACAATTCGAACAGAACGCGGGCGAAACCCATCTTACCTATTTCGAAAAGGAACGTTCGGAAGCGATCCTGAAAAACGTAAACCGACTTTCTCCCGAGGATCGAAAACTGATCGAGTTGTATTATTACAAAAACTTTACGTTAGACGAAATTTCAAAGTCACAGGGAAAAACGCTTTCGTTTATCAAAAAAAGACATCTGAAGTTGAAGGATATTCTCCGGGACGGGATCGGTGAAATTTACAGACCCGAGGCTTGTCTTCGATTTCTTTCGGTCGCGGCTTAG
- a CDS encoding condensation domain-containing protein: MQNTNDLEKIKIRERSLDKAESAFWLLDQASSMNFAVIAEGNGELNQNEIRKALDHVQAKHPLANARIELENGTYLTFRIGNENRIPIRTLRSEGTNWTDLVAEEMIAPFSLGESPLIRSLMIELEADRRIFVLIFHHSIADGRSGAYFMIEVLNATKNNLDKSNIQNSINIPDSAFSLLSDKSYEPIDPKAKNTDAPKTEKIKTGTIPSFSKKKENAKPSLYGFQINETELEKLLIRSKKNGTTLHGILGAVQLFSLRELLETEDPILLNLSNPADLKPYLNERTSASTLGLYITLLTVGVPIHKGSDFWEVAREISSSLKLQLGNPNERTRFYDLLPSAEQILNKPNGIPFFSALLQKFPQASALSNVGILPSVEKFKIKNIQNVSFTVHPSLSQPVFVSASTYEGKLTIYIHCDLNRWIRKDLEKFQLGFEEKLKRLAGS; encoded by the coding sequence ATGCAGAACACGAACGACTTGGAAAAAATCAAGATCCGGGAAAGAAGTTTAGACAAAGCGGAATCCGCGTTTTGGCTTTTGGATCAAGCGTCCTCGATGAACTTCGCGGTGATCGCGGAAGGAAACGGAGAATTGAACCAAAACGAAATCAGAAAAGCGCTCGATCACGTTCAAGCCAAACATCCGCTCGCAAACGCAAGGATCGAGCTCGAAAATGGAACCTACTTAACCTTTCGGATCGGAAACGAAAATCGAATTCCGATCCGGACCTTACGATCCGAAGGAACAAATTGGACGGACCTCGTCGCGGAAGAAATGATCGCTCCTTTTTCTTTAGGAGAATCTCCGTTAATCCGAAGTCTGATGATCGAACTCGAAGCGGATCGACGGATTTTCGTTTTGATTTTTCATCATAGCATTGCGGACGGCCGATCCGGCGCATATTTTATGATAGAGGTCCTGAACGCCACGAAAAATAATTTAGATAAATCGAATATTCAAAATTCAATAAATATCCCGGACTCGGCATTCTCCCTTTTGTCCGATAAAAGCTACGAACCAATCGATCCAAAAGCAAAAAACACGGACGCTCCCAAGACCGAAAAAATCAAAACGGGAACGATCCCTTCTTTTTCCAAAAAGAAAGAAAACGCAAAACCTTCTCTGTACGGTTTTCAAATCAACGAAACCGAACTTGAAAAACTTCTAATTCGTTCCAAAAAAAACGGAACCACCTTACACGGAATTCTCGGAGCCGTTCAACTATTCTCTTTGCGGGAACTGCTGGAAACGGAAGATCCGATTCTACTCAATCTTTCCAATCCTGCGGATCTAAAACCCTATCTCAACGAAAGAACTTCCGCATCCACACTCGGACTTTATATCACCTTGTTGACCGTCGGAGTTCCGATTCATAAAGGTTCGGATTTTTGGGAAGTCGCTCGGGAAATTTCATCCTCGCTCAAATTGCAACTCGGCAATCCGAACGAACGAACCCGTTTTTACGATCTACTTCCGAGCGCGGAACAGATTCTCAACAAACCCAATGGAATTCCGTTTTTTTCGGCTTTGTTGCAGAAATTTCCGCAGGCTTCGGCGCTCAGTAACGTGGGAATTCTACCTTCCGTAGAAAAATTCAAAATTAAGAATATTCAAAATGTATCATTTACGGTCCATCCGTCCCTATCCCAACCGGTCTTCGTTTCGGCTTCGACTTACGAGGGAAAACTAACGATCTACATCCATTGCGACTTGAATCGATGGATACGAAAAGATCTGGAAAAGTTTCAATTGGGATTTGAGGAAAAATTAAAGAGACTTGCAGGAAGTTGA
- the rsgA gene encoding ribosome small subunit-dependent GTPase A yields the protein MSLSTSILVSYGWDPEIFLTESPSIENLKPGRILSVYGEYSKILTDQGERKGIPSGILLSSGESIVAGDWVLVREIDGDDLCIVEKILPRKTFLRRSNPGKRNRSQAIASNIDLLLVIMGLDNDYSPRRIERYLFLAKVSGAQTAIVLNKMDLCENPETKFEEIKTVAGEIPVEMISALDANQTSAILRFIEPGKTIAFLGSSGAGKSTIINSLLGENVQKTNGVKISDGTGRHTTTHRELFLLPGGGILMDNPGIREVGLFTGGDEDELDEVFPEIALAAEQCRFNDCSHNGEPDCGVAAALEDGRIEEARYSSYLKLSKELRAYRILNDPEEARKKKQKDKQMSKALKNRLKDKGRM from the coding sequence ATGTCACTATCAACTTCAATCCTCGTTTCATACGGTTGGGATCCGGAAATCTTTCTTACGGAATCTCCATCGATCGAAAACTTAAAACCCGGACGGATTCTTTCCGTTTACGGAGAATATTCAAAAATTCTAACGGACCAAGGCGAACGTAAGGGAATCCCCTCCGGAATCCTTTTATCTTCGGGAGAATCCATCGTCGCTGGAGATTGGGTTCTCGTACGCGAGATCGACGGAGACGATCTTTGTATCGTGGAAAAAATTCTTCCTAGAAAAACCTTTTTAAGAAGAAGCAATCCCGGGAAACGAAACCGTTCCCAAGCGATCGCGTCGAACATAGATTTGTTGTTGGTCATCATGGGTTTGGACAACGATTACAGTCCGAGAAGAATCGAACGTTATTTGTTCTTGGCGAAGGTAAGCGGAGCGCAAACCGCGATCGTGTTGAACAAAATGGATCTTTGCGAAAATCCCGAAACCAAATTCGAAGAAATCAAAACCGTCGCGGGGGAAATTCCGGTGGAAATGATTTCCGCTTTGGACGCGAATCAGACTTCCGCGATTCTCCGTTTTATAGAACCGGGAAAAACGATCGCGTTTTTGGGTTCTTCGGGCGCGGGTAAGTCGACGATCATTAATTCGTTGTTAGGCGAAAACGTCCAGAAAACGAACGGGGTGAAAATCTCGGACGGAACCGGAAGACATACCACGACTCACAGGGAATTGTTTCTGTTGCCCGGCGGCGGAATTCTGATGGACAATCCCGGAATCCGCGAAGTCGGACTTTTTACCGGAGGCGACGAAGACGAACTCGACGAAGTATTTCCGGAGATCGCCTTGGCAGCGGAACAATGTCGCTTTAACGACTGTTCGCATAACGGAGAACCGGATTGCGGAGTCGCCGCGGCTTTGGAAGACGGAAGAATCGAAGAGGCTCGATATTCTTCCTATTTAAAACTCTCGAAAGAGCTGAGGGCCTATCGGATTCTAAACGATCCCGAAGAGGCGAGAAAGAAAAAACAAAAGGACAAACAGATGTCCAAGGCTTTAAAAAATCGGCTGAAAGATAAGGGTAGAATGTAG